One stretch of Miscanthus floridulus cultivar M001 chromosome 18, ASM1932011v1, whole genome shotgun sequence DNA includes these proteins:
- the LOC136520382 gene encoding ATP-dependent 6-phosphofructokinase 6-like has translation MAPPPASPADSAPDPRPIASAPVPITVPSPRDHTHHHHHHLVDRRDTPRGRTWDWEPERNRRGEAMDGAAAVKQVSGEAGYVLEDVPHVSDYLPDLPTYPNPLQDNPAYSVVKQYFVNPDDTVCQKIVVHKDGPRGNHFRRAGPRQRVYFEPDEVHACIVTCGGLCPGLNTVIREIVCGLSDMYGVTKILGIQGGYRGFYARNTITLTPKSVNDIHKRGGTILGSSRGGHDTVKIVDSIQDRGINQVYVIGGDGTQRGAGVIFEEVRRRGLKVSVAGIPKTIDNDIPVIDKSFGFDTAVEEAQRAINAAHVEAVSAENGIGLVKLMGRHSGFIAHYATLASRDVDCCLIPESPFYLEGEGGLFRYIEKRLKDNGHMVIVVAEGAGQKLIAETMQSIGKDASGNELLLDVGLWLSQKINEYFKKNKMTINLKYIDPTYMIRAIPSNASDNVYCTLLAHSVVHGAMAGYTGFTIGQVNGRHCYIPFYRITEKQNRVSITDRMWARLLSSTNQPSFLCNKVVEEAKKEQERAAQLLDGSPSHRKVDEKVPASNLGGTK, from the exons atggcgccgccgcccgcGTCGCCTGCTGACTCGGCTCCTGATCCAAGGCCCATCGCCAGCGCGCCCGTGCCCATCACCGTGCCGAGCCCGCGGGACCAtacgcaccaccaccaccaccacctggtCGATCGTCGGGACACGCCGCGGGGCCGCACGTGGGACTGGGAGCCGGAGCGGAACCGGCGCGGAGAGGCGATGGACGGGGCTGCAGCGGTCAAGCAGGTGTCCGGTGAGGCCGGGTACGTCTTGGAAGACGTGCCGCACGTGTCGGACTACCTCCCCGATCTCCCG ACCTACCCAAATCCATTACAAGATAACCCGGCATACTCTGTTGTGAA GCAGTACTTTGTAAACCCAGATGACACCGTCTGCCAGAAG ATTGTTGTTCACAAGGATGGCCCAAGAGGGAATCACTTCCGTCGTGCCGGACCTCGCCAAAGG GTATATTTTGAACCAGACGAGGTCCATGCATGCATTGTTACTTGTGGAGGACTGTGCCCTGGACTCAATACTGTTATTAGGGAAATTGTATGTGGCTTATCTGACATGTATGGTGTCACCAAGATACTTGGGATTCAG GGTGGGTACAGAGGCTTCTATGCTCGCAACACCATCACCTTGACTCCAAAGAGTGTAAATGACATTCACAAAAGGGGTGGAACTATTCTCGGATCATCTCGAGGAGGCCATGACACCGTGAAGATAGTTGACAGTATCCAAGATCGTGGCATAAATCAG GTCTATGTAATTGGTGGTGATGGTACTCAAAGGGGTGCTGGAGTGATATTCGAA GAAGTTAGAAGACGCGGTCTCAAAGTTTCTGTTGCTGGCATTCCAAAGACTATTGACAATGACATCCCT GTAATTGATAAGTCATTTGGTTTCGACACAGCAGTCGAGGAGGCTCAACGTGCAATAAATGCTGCTCATGTGGAAGCTGTAAGTGCTGAGAATGGTATAGGTCTTGTCAAGCTAATGGGCCGGCACAGTG GTTTTATCGCACATTATGCTACTCTGGCTAGCAGGGACGTG GATTGTTGCTTGATCCCAGAATCACCATTCTATCTGGAAGGTGAAGGTGGACTTTTTAGATATATAGAAAAACGTTTGAAGGACAATGGTCATATGGTTATTGTTGTTGCTGAGGGTGCTGGACAGAAACTTATTGCTGAAACCATGCAGTCAATTGGGAAAGATGCTTCAGGCAATGAGCTGCTTCTTGATGTTGGTCTTTGGTTATCTCAGAAGATAAAT GAATATTTCAAGAAAAACAAGATGACCATTAATCTGAAGTACATAG ATCCAACTTACATGATACGTGCCATCCCTAGCAATGCTTCTGATAATGTCTATTGCACACTGCTGGCTCACAGTGTGGTCCATGGAGCCATGGCTGGATATACTGGATTCACCATTGGTCAAGTGAATGGTCGGCATTGCTATATTCCCTTCTAT AGGATAACAGAGAAGCAGAACAGAGTTTCGATAACTGACAGGATGTGGGCAAGGCTTCTCTCTTCGACCAACCAGCCAAGCTTCCTCTGCAACAAAGTCGTCGAAGAGGCAAAGAAGGAACAGGAAAGGGCAGCCCAACTATTAGATGGCTCGCCTTCCCATCGGAAGGTTGACGAGAAGGTTCCAGCTTCCAACTTGGGTGGTACCAA gtga